Proteins encoded within one genomic window of Theobroma cacao cultivar B97-61/B2 chromosome 7, Criollo_cocoa_genome_V2, whole genome shotgun sequence:
- the LOC18594548 gene encoding ATP synthase subunit delta, chloroplastic, which produces MASFQQTSISLQSKLLPSSQLPRALPSLNLSFSATFPSLKLSTTRPLQGGAKMSATAASSYALALADVAKSNNTLDSTSSDIEQVEKIFSDPQVIDFFANPTIDAIKKRQVLDDIVKSSGLQPHTANFLNILVDAKRIDIIKEIVKEFESVFNKLTDTELAVVSSVVPLESQHLAQIAKQVQKLTGAKNVRIKTSIDPSLVAGFTIRYGNSGSKLIDMSVKKQLEEIAAQLDLGDIQLAV; this is translated from the coding sequence ATGGCTTCTTTCCAGCAAACTTCAATCTCTCTTCAATCCAAGCTCCTCCCTTCTTCCCAACTTCCCAGAGCCCTCCCTTCTCTCAACCTCTCCTTCTCAGCCACCTTCCCTTCCCTCAAACTCTCGACCACCCGCCCTCTCCAGGGTGGCGCCAAAATGTCAGCCACAGCCGCTTCCAGCTACGCTTTAGCTTTAGCCGATGTGGCTAAGTCCAACAACACCCTGGACTCCACCAGCTCCGACATTGAACAAGTCGAGAAAATCTTCTCTGACCCTCAAGTCATCGACTTCTTCGCCAACCCCACCATCGACGCTATCAAAAAACGTCAGGTTTTGGATGATATAGTCAAGTCTTCCGGGCTTCAGCCTCACACTGCAAACTTTTTAAACATCCTGGTGGATGCCAAGAGGATTGACATTATTAAGGAAATTGTGAAAGAGTTCGAGTCGGTTTTCAATAAGCTGACGGATACGGAATTGGCCGTGGTGAGTTCAGTGGTGCCCTTGGAGTCTCAGCATTTGGCACAGATTGCTAAACAGGTGCAGAAGCTGACTGGTGCTAAGAATGTTAGGATTAAAACCTCGATTGACCCAAGTTTGGTAGCTGGGTTTACTATCAGGTATGGCAATTCAGGGTCAAAATTGATTGATATGAGTGTTAAGAAGCAGTTGGAGGAGATTGCTGCTCAGCTTGATTTGGGTGATATTCAACTTGCTGtataa
- the LOC18594549 gene encoding CASP-like protein F16 — protein MEKGTEKGNGVGGGAAASRSPMALMGSSRYENEEANTGMRTTETMLRLVPMALCVAALVVMLKNSQSNEFGSVSYSDLGAFRYLVHANGICAGYSLLSAIIAAMPRPSTMPRAWTLFLLDQILTYIILAAGAVSTEVLYLTNKGDAAVTWSAACGTFASFCHKATTSVIITFVVVACYVVLSLISSYRLFSKYDAPVN, from the exons ATGGAGAAGGGTACTGAAAAGGGTAATGGTGTCGGTGGTGGAGCTGCTGCTTCTAGGTCTCCAATGGCTTTGATGGGGTCGTCGAGATATGAAAATGAAGAGGCAAATACCGGCATGCGAACTACCGAGACCATGCTGCGTTTGGTGCCAATGGCTTTATGTGTTGCTGCACTTGTTGTCATGCTCAAGAATTCTCAGTCCAATGAATTTGGTTCTGTTTCCTACTCAGATCTTGGAGCTTTCAG GTATCTGGTGCATGCAAATGGCATATGTGCAGGCTATTCCCTTCTTTCAGCTATCATTGCAGCCATGCCTCGTCCTTCCACAATGCCTCGAGCTTGGACACTCTTCCTCCTAGATCAG ATTCTAACATACATAATTTTGGCTGCCGGTGCTGTGTCAACGGAGGTGCTCTACCTGACAAACAAAGGAGATGCAGCTGTCACCTGGAGTGCAGCTTGTGGGACATTTGCCAGTTTCTGTCATAAAGCCACAACATCAGTAATCATCACATTCGTTGTAGTAGCTTGCTATGTGGTGCTGTCACTGATCTCTTCTTACAGGCTTTTCAGCAAGTATGATGCACCTGTGAACTAG